From one Halosimplex rubrum genomic stretch:
- a CDS encoding AbrB/MazE/SpoVT family DNA-binding domain-containing protein — translation MPRVTTKGQVTIPKEIRESLGIEPGDEVAFERTESGYELRKEEPTTAGGEDPFEKHRGSADSDETMPERMRRLRGEYPRDVGDEADENGDSEAEA, via the coding sequence ATGCCTCGCGTCACGACCAAAGGCCAAGTCACGATCCCGAAAGAGATTCGCGAGTCGCTGGGAATCGAGCCGGGGGATGAGGTCGCGTTCGAACGGACCGAGTCCGGCTACGAGCTACGGAAAGAAGAACCGACGACAGCAGGAGGCGAAGACCCGTTTGAAAAACACCGTGGCAGCGCAGATAGTGACGAGACGATGCCCGAGCGGATGCGCAGGCTCCGGGGAGAGTATCCCCGTGACGTCGGCGACGAGGCTGACGAAAACGGGGATTCGGAGGCCGAGGCGTGA
- a CDS encoding type II toxin-antitoxin system VapC family toxin codes for MTTAVDTNALLALLYEDEYTDASEATLRRAYRKGRVVITPVVYAELAADGHFDTRADLDRFLEDFSIQLAEPSRDALFEAGDMFQRYTDRRPDGLQCPSCGTKQTVRCEECGEDLSPRQHIAADFLIGGHATVDADSLVSFDDGFYSTYFPSLIVHPE; via the coding sequence GTGACGACGGCGGTCGATACGAATGCGCTCCTTGCACTTCTGTACGAGGATGAGTACACGGACGCCAGCGAAGCGACACTCCGGCGTGCCTACCGGAAGGGTCGAGTTGTCATCACGCCGGTCGTCTACGCTGAACTCGCCGCAGACGGCCACTTCGACACGAGAGCGGACTTGGATCGGTTCCTCGAAGACTTCAGTATCCAACTTGCGGAGCCGTCGCGGGATGCTCTCTTCGAGGCCGGTGATATGTTCCAGCGATACACCGATCGTCGGCCAGATGGCCTTCAATGTCCTTCCTGTGGCACGAAGCAGACCGTCAGGTGCGAAGAGTGCGGGGAGGATCTCTCTCCACGACAACACATCGCAGCTGACTTCCTCATCGGCGGGCACGCAACTGTTGACGCCGATTCGCTCGTCAGTTTTGATGACGGATTCTACAGTACGTACTTCCCATCACTGATTGTCCACCCCGAATAG
- a CDS encoding phage NrS-1 polymerase family protein yields MDTDAPTADSLPDELTEREQWVCWRVQERSGKETKVPINPHTGSFGSATNPDSRASFETAREYATDGAAEGLGFVFTDEDPLVGVDLDTCRVPETGTLSDDATDIVERLASYTEVSPSGTGVHILALGSLPGDRNRKDWVEMYDDARFFTVTGDHLDGTPVTVESRTPAIGAVHTEFVADELGSKDDDDDGEASTEVDDTPTEAADASDADDRGGDDEEPGLSDDEVVDRANAAANGEKFERLWQGRTMGYDSHSEADMALCALLAFWTGGDRTQIDRLFRDSGLLREKWDERHFADGSTYGEKTIERVLAGTTEFYEPTRSETTAAGTDDDAPKLNEPDEVTAEAVALRATGRTDHASGAPPRPYRRSTSASRTPRSAESTTHGRTRNRPV; encoded by the coding sequence ATGGATACGGACGCGCCGACGGCGGACAGTCTCCCCGACGAGCTGACGGAGCGCGAGCAGTGGGTCTGCTGGCGGGTTCAAGAGCGAAGCGGCAAAGAGACGAAGGTGCCGATCAATCCGCACACGGGCTCGTTCGGGTCGGCAACGAATCCCGACTCTCGGGCATCGTTCGAGACTGCCCGTGAATACGCTACCGATGGGGCCGCCGAGGGTCTCGGATTCGTCTTCACTGACGAGGACCCGCTGGTCGGCGTCGACCTCGACACGTGTCGCGTCCCGGAGACGGGGACACTTTCCGACGATGCGACGGATATCGTCGAACGCCTCGCCTCCTACACGGAGGTGAGCCCGTCTGGGACCGGCGTGCATATCCTCGCGCTCGGTAGCCTCCCTGGCGACCGCAACCGGAAGGACTGGGTCGAGATGTACGACGACGCTCGCTTTTTCACCGTCACCGGCGACCATCTCGATGGGACGCCAGTAACCGTCGAGAGCCGTACCCCCGCCATCGGGGCCGTCCACACGGAGTTCGTCGCCGACGAGCTGGGGTCGAAAGACGACGATGACGACGGCGAGGCGAGTACCGAGGTGGACGACACGCCGACGGAGGCGGCCGATGCGTCCGACGCGGATGATCGAGGGGGAGACGACGAGGAACCGGGGTTATCGGACGACGAGGTCGTCGACAGAGCCAACGCCGCGGCGAACGGCGAGAAGTTCGAGCGACTGTGGCAAGGGCGGACGATGGGCTACGATAGCCACTCGGAGGCGGACATGGCCCTGTGTGCGTTGCTCGCGTTCTGGACCGGGGGCGACCGGACGCAGATAGATCGCCTGTTCCGCGATTCGGGGTTGCTGCGCGAGAAGTGGGACGAGCGCCACTTCGCCGACGGGAGCACGTACGGAGAGAAGACGATCGAACGCGTGTTGGCAGGGACCACCGAGTTCTACGAACCGACCCGGTCCGAGACGACAGCCGCGGGTACCGACGACGACGCACCGAAACTGAACGAACCGGACGAGGTCACGGCGGAGGCGGTCGCCCTTCGAGCAACGGGACGAACTGACCACGCGTCAGGAGCGCCACCTCGACCTTATCGCCGATCTACAAGCGCAAGTCGAACGCCTCGAAGCGCGGAATCGACGACTCACGGCCGAACTCGAAACCGCCCGGTCTGA
- a CDS encoding ATP-binding protein: MTFYDRGDELAALETAFESTGHEFYVVYGRRRVGKTELLKEFCADRPHIYFLAAQEAETRQREKFVETIAEYFDDRIPRIDGWDEAFDYLGEKLATEQCIIVIDEFPYLVGENGSLPSYIQSFVDEQLRDTESMLVLCGSSVSTIESEVLGHESPLYGRRTGQIDLQPFSFQQAHDVIAYGIEDAIRSFAVTGGTPMYLTRFDYDQPLGENIRTQILSPTAVLYNEPEFLLRTELRNPARYLSILEAVATGQTTPNEIAGRTGIDSGPLSKYLQTLRRLRLIERDVPVTASPKQSKRSRYRVADEFLRFWFRFVEPNRSGIEEAPNVVYDGTIEPNLPDHVATTFEDVCQEVVWEAIRQRALGPYSEVGRWWYGEDEIDIVGLAPDDNRILLAECKWTTDPVGHSLVSQLREKAERVRWGPDTRDEEFALFSKSGFVDGLADGLGDRWSLFDLTAIDGCLSSGS; encoded by the coding sequence ATGACCTTCTACGACCGGGGGGACGAACTTGCCGCACTCGAAACTGCGTTCGAATCCACGGGCCACGAGTTCTACGTGGTCTACGGGCGTCGCCGCGTCGGAAAGACGGAACTCCTCAAGGAGTTCTGCGCCGACCGGCCACACATCTACTTCCTCGCGGCTCAGGAGGCAGAAACTCGCCAGCGCGAGAAATTCGTCGAGACGATCGCTGAGTACTTCGATGACCGCATCCCCCGTATCGACGGGTGGGACGAGGCGTTCGACTACCTCGGCGAGAAGCTCGCGACCGAACAGTGCATCATTGTCATCGACGAATTCCCGTATCTCGTCGGGGAGAACGGCTCGCTCCCCTCGTATATCCAGTCGTTCGTCGACGAGCAACTCCGGGATACCGAATCGATGCTCGTCCTCTGTGGATCCAGTGTGAGTACGATAGAATCTGAAGTGCTCGGCCACGAGAGTCCGCTGTACGGCCGCCGAACGGGACAGATCGACCTTCAGCCGTTTTCTTTCCAGCAGGCCCACGATGTCATCGCATACGGAATCGAAGACGCGATCCGATCGTTTGCCGTCACTGGAGGGACTCCGATGTATCTCACCCGTTTCGACTACGACCAGCCGCTCGGTGAGAACATCCGGACACAGATTCTCTCCCCCACGGCCGTTCTCTACAACGAACCCGAATTTCTCCTCCGAACGGAACTCCGCAATCCCGCCCGGTATCTGAGCATCCTCGAAGCAGTCGCAACGGGACAGACGACTCCCAACGAGATCGCTGGCAGGACGGGAATCGACTCCGGGCCCCTGTCGAAGTATCTTCAGACGCTCCGCCGCCTTCGGCTCATCGAGCGCGATGTCCCTGTAACGGCATCCCCAAAGCAATCGAAGCGGTCGCGGTACCGGGTCGCCGACGAGTTCCTCCGCTTCTGGTTTCGCTTCGTCGAACCGAACCGCTCCGGTATCGAAGAAGCCCCGAACGTCGTCTACGACGGGACGATCGAACCGAACCTCCCGGACCACGTGGCAACGACGTTCGAAGACGTCTGTCAGGAAGTCGTGTGGGAGGCGATTCGGCAGAGAGCACTCGGCCCGTACTCCGAAGTCGGCCGATGGTGGTACGGAGAGGACGAGATCGACATCGTCGGACTCGCCCCGGACGACAACCGTATTCTGCTCGCGGAGTGCAAGTGGACGACTGATCCAGTCGGCCACTCACTGGTTTCGCAGTTACGCGAGAAAGCCGAGCGCGTCCGATGGGGACCGGACACGCGCGACGAGGAGTTCGCGCTGTTTTCGAAGAGCGGCTTCGTCGACGGACTCGCCGACGGTCTGGGCGACCGCTGGTCGCTGTTCGATCTCACTGCGATCGACGGCTGCCTTTCCTCTGGCTCGTAG